A window of the Dermacentor variabilis isolate Ectoservices unplaced genomic scaffold, ASM5094787v1 scaffold_12, whole genome shotgun sequence genome harbors these coding sequences:
- the LOC142566287 gene encoding protein D2-like isoform X2 translates to MEANKVVPDVIDTVPENTVEVTYNDQKVNMGNVMTPTQVQSPPKVSYPTETDAFYTLCMTDPDAPSRQSPKYREWHHWLVVNIPGCNVSEGETLSQYVGSGPPKGTGLHRYVFVVYKQPGKLNCDEKRLTNRSGDHRGCFKIRDFAKKYQLGEPVAANFYQAEWDDYVPKLYEQLSGN, encoded by the exons ATGGAGGCAAACAAAGTAGTTCCTGATGTGATCGACACGGTCCCGGAAAACACCGTTGAG gtgaCTTACAATGATCAGAAGGTTAACATGGGAAATGTTATGACGCCGACACAAGTCCAATCCCCACCAAAGGTTTCGTACCCAACAGAAACCGACGCTTTTTACACCCTCTGCATGACTG ACCCCGACGCACCGAGTAGGCAGAGTCCAAAGTACCGAGAGTGGCATCATTGGCTTGTGGTGAACATTCCTGGCTGCAATGTCTCTGAGGGAGAAACACTGTCGCAGTATGTTGGTTCTGGCCCTCCAAAAGGAACAG GTCTGCACCGGTATGTGTTCGTGGTTTACAAGCAGCCTGGAAAGCTCAACTGTGATGAAAAGCGTCTCACAAACCGCTCTGGTGATCACCGAGGTTGCTTCAAGATTCGCGATTTTGCCAAGAAGTATCAGCTGGGAGAGCCAGTTGCTGCCAACTTCTACCAGGCAGAATGGGATGACTACGTGCCTAAGCTGTATGAGCAGCTCAGTGGCAACTGA
- the LOC142566287 gene encoding protein D3-like isoform X1, translating to MIRAVCSRAIFEFAPVSASLTSSQRAASASGFSSFRRLLQQSSVCLQKSAGTSKMEANKVVPDVIDTVPENTVEVTYNDQKVNMGNVMTPTQVQSPPKVSYPTETDAFYTLCMTDPDAPSRQSPKYREWHHWLVVNIPGCNVSEGETLSQYVGSGPPKGTGLHRYVFVVYKQPGKLNCDEKRLTNRSGDHRGCFKIRDFAKKYQLGEPVAANFYQAEWDDYVPKLYEQLSGN from the exons atGATCCGAGCTGTGTGTTCGCGAGCAATCTTTGAGTTCGCGCCTGTCAGTGCTTCTTTGACCTCTTCCCAGAGAGCAGCATCTGCATCCGGGTTTTCATCGTTTCGCCGTTTGCTCCAGCAGAGCAG tgtgtgccTCCAGAAGAGCGCCGGAACTTCAAAGATGGAGGCAAACAAAGTAGTTCCTGATGTGATCGACACGGTCCCGGAAAACACCGTTGAG gtgaCTTACAATGATCAGAAGGTTAACATGGGAAATGTTATGACGCCGACACAAGTCCAATCCCCACCAAAGGTTTCGTACCCAACAGAAACCGACGCTTTTTACACCCTCTGCATGACTG ACCCCGACGCACCGAGTAGGCAGAGTCCAAAGTACCGAGAGTGGCATCATTGGCTTGTGGTGAACATTCCTGGCTGCAATGTCTCTGAGGGAGAAACACTGTCGCAGTATGTTGGTTCTGGCCCTCCAAAAGGAACAG GTCTGCACCGGTATGTGTTCGTGGTTTACAAGCAGCCTGGAAAGCTCAACTGTGATGAAAAGCGTCTCACAAACCGCTCTGGTGATCACCGAGGTTGCTTCAAGATTCGCGATTTTGCCAAGAAGTATCAGCTGGGAGAGCCAGTTGCTGCCAACTTCTACCAGGCAGAATGGGATGACTACGTGCCTAAGCTGTATGAGCAGCTCAGTGGCAACTGA